In Betta splendens chromosome 22, fBetSpl5.4, whole genome shotgun sequence, the following proteins share a genomic window:
- the itpk1b gene encoding inositol-tetrakisphosphate 1-kinase isoform X1 — protein sequence MQTFLKGRRVGYWLSEKKMKKLNFQAFADLCRKRGIEVVQLDLTQPLEDQGPLDVIIHKLTDLILEADQNDSQAVLLVQRVQDYIDAHPETIVLDPLPAIRTLLDRCKSYQLIHRIESCMQDQRICSPPFMVLNTECSPDVLEQIRRQGLTFPFICKTRVAHGTNSHEMAIIFSEEDLKDVKPPCVIQSFINHNAVLYKVFVVGDSYTVVERPSLKNFPAGPAGGLQSSTGRILRKFCTNRKPLTTVWSSTAKDRKAIFFNSHNVSKPESSSDLTSRDNVEGVSQPPSDDVIRELSRALRQALGVSLFGIDVIINNQTGQHAVIDINAFPGYEGVPEFFSDLLNHISSVLQSHNPDYTSEGLPLSTTVPSDGPPAPGCCSVLAKDAGGSPWIVEGDGGLKSPRQRLCCNSAMSPNFQQHCVSTIATKASSQ from the exons ctgGACCTTACTCAGCCTCTGGAGGACCAGGGTCCCCTGGATGTCATCATCCACAAACTGACTGACCTCATTTTGGAGGCTGACCAGAACGATTcgcaggctgtgctgctggtgcagagAGTACAG gacTACATTGATGCCCACCCTGAGACCATTGTCCTGGACCCACTTCCTGCAATTCGAACCCTTCTGGACCGCTGCAAGTCCTACCAGCTCATCCACAGGATAGAAAGCTGTATGCAAG ATCAGAGGATTTGCTCTCCTCCATTCATGGTGCTGAATACGGAGTGCAGCCCAGATGTGCTGGAGCAAATCAGGAGGCAAGGACTCACATTCCCTTTCA tTTGCAAAACACGGGTGGCTCATGGCACCAACTCCCATGAG ATGGCCATTATCTTCAGTGAAGAGGACCTGAAGGACGTGAAGCCTCCGTGTGTGATCCAGAGCTTCATCAACCACAACGCAGTGCTCTACAAGGTGTTTGTGGTGGGCGACTCCTACACCGTGGTGGAGAGACCTTCCCTGAAGAATTTCCCTGCTGGACCAGCAG GTGGTCTCCAATCAAGTACAGGACGCATCTTAAGGAAATtttgcacaaacaggaagcctCTGACCACAGTTTGGAGTTCCACAGCAAAGG acaGGAAAGCCATCTTCTTCAACAGCCACAATGTTTCCAAGCCAGAGTCGTCCTCGGACCTGACCTCA AGAGACAACGTCGAGGGAGTCTCTCAACCACCGAGCGATGACGTCATCCGGGAGCTTTCCAGGGCCTTGAGGCAGGCGCTCGGCGTGTCCCTGTTTGGCATCGATGTCATCATCAACAACCAAACGGGCCAACATGCCGTCATTGACATCAATGCATTCCCTG GTTACGAGGGCGTTCCAGAGTTCTTCAGCGACCTCCTGAACCACATCAGCAGCGTGCTTCAGAGCCACAACCCCGACTACACCTCCGAGGGCCTGCCGCTGAGCACCACGGTACCCAGCGACGGCCCGCCCGCCcccggctgctgcagcgtgCTGGCCAAGGATGCCGGCGGCAGCCCCTGGATCGTGGAGGGCGACGGCGGCTTGAAGAGCCCGCGTCAGAGACTCTGCTGCAACTCGGCCATGTCCCCCAACTTCCAGCAGCACTGTGTCTCCACGATAGCTACCAAGGCGTCCTCCCAGTGA
- the itpk1b gene encoding inositol-tetrakisphosphate 1-kinase isoform X2: MQTFLKGRRVGYWLSEKKMKKLNFQAFADLCRKRGIEVVQLDLTQPLEDQGPLDVIIHKLTDLILEADQNDSQAVLLVQRVQDYIDAHPETIVLDPLPAIRTLLDRCKSYQLIHRIESCMQDQRICSPPFMVLNTECSPDVLEQIRRQGLTFPFICKTRVAHGTNSHEMAIIFSEEDLKDVKPPCVIQSFINHNAVLYKVFVVGDSYTVVERPSLKNFPAGPADRKAIFFNSHNVSKPESSSDLTSRDNVEGVSQPPSDDVIRELSRALRQALGVSLFGIDVIINNQTGQHAVIDINAFPGYEGVPEFFSDLLNHISSVLQSHNPDYTSEGLPLSTTVPSDGPPAPGCCSVLAKDAGGSPWIVEGDGGLKSPRQRLCCNSAMSPNFQQHCVSTIATKASSQ, translated from the exons ctgGACCTTACTCAGCCTCTGGAGGACCAGGGTCCCCTGGATGTCATCATCCACAAACTGACTGACCTCATTTTGGAGGCTGACCAGAACGATTcgcaggctgtgctgctggtgcagagAGTACAG gacTACATTGATGCCCACCCTGAGACCATTGTCCTGGACCCACTTCCTGCAATTCGAACCCTTCTGGACCGCTGCAAGTCCTACCAGCTCATCCACAGGATAGAAAGCTGTATGCAAG ATCAGAGGATTTGCTCTCCTCCATTCATGGTGCTGAATACGGAGTGCAGCCCAGATGTGCTGGAGCAAATCAGGAGGCAAGGACTCACATTCCCTTTCA tTTGCAAAACACGGGTGGCTCATGGCACCAACTCCCATGAG ATGGCCATTATCTTCAGTGAAGAGGACCTGAAGGACGTGAAGCCTCCGTGTGTGATCCAGAGCTTCATCAACCACAACGCAGTGCTCTACAAGGTGTTTGTGGTGGGCGACTCCTACACCGTGGTGGAGAGACCTTCCCTGAAGAATTTCCCTGCTGGACCAGCAG acaGGAAAGCCATCTTCTTCAACAGCCACAATGTTTCCAAGCCAGAGTCGTCCTCGGACCTGACCTCA AGAGACAACGTCGAGGGAGTCTCTCAACCACCGAGCGATGACGTCATCCGGGAGCTTTCCAGGGCCTTGAGGCAGGCGCTCGGCGTGTCCCTGTTTGGCATCGATGTCATCATCAACAACCAAACGGGCCAACATGCCGTCATTGACATCAATGCATTCCCTG GTTACGAGGGCGTTCCAGAGTTCTTCAGCGACCTCCTGAACCACATCAGCAGCGTGCTTCAGAGCCACAACCCCGACTACACCTCCGAGGGCCTGCCGCTGAGCACCACGGTACCCAGCGACGGCCCGCCCGCCcccggctgctgcagcgtgCTGGCCAAGGATGCCGGCGGCAGCCCCTGGATCGTGGAGGGCGACGGCGGCTTGAAGAGCCCGCGTCAGAGACTCTGCTGCAACTCGGCCATGTCCCCCAACTTCCAGCAGCACTGTGTCTCCACGATAGCTACCAAGGCGTCCTCCCAGTGA
- the plk4 gene encoding serine/threonine-protein kinase PLK4 codes for MSVSIGDKIEDFKVLTLLGKGSFACVYRAKSVKTGLEVAIKTIDKKAMHKAGMVQRVTNEVEIHCRLKHPSILELYNYFEDSNYVYLVLEMCHNGEMSRYLKERKMPFGEDEARHFMHQIVKGMLYLHTHGILHRDLTLSNLLLTSNMNIKIGDFGLATQLKLPNEKHFTMCGTPNYISPEVATRSAHGLESDVWSLGCMFYAFLMGRPPFDTDTVKHTLSKVVLGEYEMPTHISLEAQDLIHHLLQKDPAQRPSLSAVLDHPFMTRSLLVRTKDLGLGEEGSMDSGIATISTACTTSMSGSSNRLQRKARHMIGSTLPNRMAPIPSLSRQASSACFEEQDQWRQQQPDGFHREGRGRIVHVGESVQPHSRYLRRAHSSDRSGSSASGQRLLRGELGRCHSEETLTAVFPMSSTQHPLPEHGRLPSPPVKQSANSGYSLPAQTVHPPKFQDLEGVTNWLNNEGSGQKPTDNSSHSNSSSFHSSRGPLSVHNSWSDKPMGRGGNPQRNQHHLHQQLSSDSDPYRENIPGAEFQPPQSRESKLQSAKPGGEKEKKTLRDIVPPLCALRLKPIRQKTKNAVVSILDTGDVCMELLKCQGGQERVKEVLRISCDGSMVTIYQPNGGKGFPVLDCPPAPPEDILICSYDDLPEKYWKKYQYASKFVQLVKSKTPKVTLYTKHAKVMLMENSPHADLEVCFYDGAKTHKTSELVRVVEKSGKSYTVKGEVGLSGLSPESRLYVELSDEGHSMCLALEAAITSEEQRSTKSVPFFPITIGRRPANPDSPCPSALPSHPVPPDAASPPHPPQIAPSMISYDGSDFTTASLSKKSSPVRQDLAQSTGKVVKSIFVPNVGWASQLTSGEVWVQFNDGSQLVVQAGVSCITYTSPEGKITRYKENEKLPDHVKEKLHCLSTILGLLANPTTHHLQPH; via the exons ATGAGTGTTTCGATCGGTGATAAAATCGAG GATTTCAAGGTTCTCACCCTCCTTGGCAAAGGATCCTTTGCATGTGTTTACCGGGCAAAATCAGTGAAAACTGGCCTGGAAGTTGCCATCAAAACG ATTGACAAAAAAGCAATGCACAAAGCTGGGATGGTCCAGCGTGTGACAAACGAGGTGGAGATTCATTGCAGATTGAAGCATCCGTCAATACTTGAG CTTTACAACTACTTTGAGGACAGCAACTATGTGTACTTGGTGTTGGAAATGTGCCACAATGGAGAGATGAGTCGATACCTTAAAGAGAGGAAGATGCCCTTTGGTGAAGATGAAG cgAGACATTTCATGCATCAAATCGTAAAGGGAATGTTATATTTACATACTCACGGCATCTTACACCGAGATCTGACCTTGTCGAACCTTTTGTTGACAAGCAACATGAACATTAAAATAGGAGACTTTGGCCTGGCCACTCAGCTCAAACTCCCGAATGAAAAGCACTTCACAATGTGTGGGACTCCTAACTACATCTCCCCAGAGGTGGCCACACGCAGTGCTCACGGCCTGGAATCAGATGTTTGGTCGCTGGGTTGCATGTTCTACGCCTTCCTAATGGGCCGACCTCCATTTGACACAGATACAGTCAAGCACACATTGTCCAAAGTGGTCCTGGGTGAATATGAGATGCCTACTCACATTTCTTTAGAGGCTCAGGACCTGAtccatcacctgctgcagaaggATCCTGCCCAGCGTCCCAGCCTCTCTGCTGTGCTGGATCATCCGTTCATGACGCGGAGCCTGCTGGTCAGGACTAAAGACCTGGGGCTTGGAGAGGAAGGCTCTATGGACAGCGGCATCGCTACCATTTCCACAGCATGCACCACTTCCATGTCAGGCAGCAGCAACCGCCTCCAAAGGAAAGCCAGGCATATGATTGGCTCCACCCTGCCGAACCGCATGGCCCCTATTCCGAGTCTGTCTCGTCAAGCCAGCAGTGCTTGTTTTGAAGAGCAAGACCAGTGGCGGCAACAGCAGCCGGACGGATTTCACCGAGAGGGCCGGGGCAGGATAGTCCATGTTGGAGAGAGTGTACAGCCTCATTCTCGCTATCTGCGGAGGGCTCACTCTTCAGATCGGTCTGGCTCTTCAGCGTCGGGTCAGAGGTTACTTCGTGGTGAGCTCGGAAGGTGCCACTCTGAGGAGACCTTGACTGCTGTCTTCCCCATGTCTTCCACCCAACACCCACTTCCGGAGCATGGAAGGCTCCCATCTCCTCCTGTTAAACAGTCAGCAAA ttctGGATATTCATTACCTGCACAGACAGTGCATCCTCCAAAATTTCAGGACCTAGAGGGAGTCACCAACTGGCTCAATAATGagg GTTCTGGGCAGAAGCCCACAGACAACAGCTCACACAGCAACAGCAGTagtttccacagcagcaggggacCTTTAAGTGTTCACAACTCTTGGAGTGACAAGCCCATGGGCCGAGGTGGGAACCCTCAACGCAACCAGCACCACCTGCACCAGCAGCTGTCCTCCGACTCTGACCCGTACAGGGAGAACATACCAGGAGCAGAGTTCCAGCCGCCCCAAAGCAGGGAGTCAAAGCTCCAGTCAGCCAAGCCTGGtggggagaaagagaagaaaacgctgagagacatagtccctcctcTGTGCGCTTTGAGACTGAAGCCTATTAGACAGAAGACCAAAAACGCTGTC GTGAGCATTCTGGACACAGGTGATGTGTGTATGGAGTTGTTAAAATGCCAGGGTGGTCAAGAGAGGGTCAAAGAAGTGCTTCGGATTTCCTGTGATGGATCGATG GTGACAATATACCAACCTAACGGTGGTAAGGGCTTTCCTGTATTGgactgtcctcctgctcctcctgaagATATTCTAATTTGTAGCTATGACGACCTTCCAG AAAAATACTGGAAGAAATACCAGTATGCCTCCAAGTTTGTGCAGCTTGTGAAATCCAAGACTCCTAAAGTGACACTTTACACCAAGCATGCAAAGGTCATGCTGATGGAAAACTCTCCCCACGCAGACCTGGAGGTTTGCTTTTATGACG GAGCAAAGACGCACAAAACGTCAGAACTGGTACGGGTGGTGGAAAAGAGTGGAAAGTCCTACACAGTGAAGGGTGAGGTGGGACTTAGCGGCCTGAGCCCAGAGAGCCGGCTCTATGTGGAGCTGTCTGACGAGGGCCACAGCATGTGTCTGGCGTTAGAGGCTGCCATCACCTCAGAGGAGCAGCGCAGCACCAAGAGCGTTCCGTTCTTTCCCATCACTATTGGCAG GAGACCTGCCAACCCAGACTCGCCGTGTCCGTCAGCCTTGCCCTCCCACCCGGTGCCTCCTGATGCAGCTTCGCCTCCACACCCTCCACAGATCGCTCCTTCG ATGATTTCCTACGATGGGTCTGATTTCACCACAGCCAGCCTGAGTAAGAAAAGCTCCCCAGTGCGACAGGACTTGGCACAAAGCACAGGAAAAGTGGTCAAATCAATATTTGTGCCAAATGTTGGATGGGCGTCCCAG CTGACGAGTGGAGAAGTTTGGGTGCAGTTCAATGACGGGTCTCAGCTGGTGGTTCAGGCTGGAGTTTCCTGTATCACATACACATCTCCAGAGGGGAAAATCACCAG GTATAAGGAGAACGAGAAGTTGCCAGATCACGTCAAGGAGAAGCTTCACTGTCTCTCCACTATCCTTGGACTGTTGGCGAACCCAACAACTCATCACCTACAACCTCATTAA
- the hspa4l gene encoding heat shock 70 kDa protein 4L, producing MSVVGIDVGFQNCYIAVARSGGIETVANEYSDRCTPACVSLASKNRMIGNAAKSQIITNFKNTVHGFKKFHGRAFDDPFVQAEKTKLPYSLHKLNNGNTGIKVRYLDEDKVFTVEQIAGMLLTKLKETSESALKKPVVDCVISVPSFFTDAERRSVLDASQIAGLNCLRLINDTTAVALAYGIYKQDLPTPEERPRNVVFVDMGHSSFQVSITAFHKGKLKVLATAFDPHLGGRNFDEAVVDFFCKEFKGKYKLNVRDNPRALLRLYQECEKLKKLMSANSSDLPLNIECFMNDIDVSSRMNRGQFEDMCAQYLMRVEVPLKAVLEQSKLSRDDIYAVEIVGGATRIPAVKERITKVFCKDVSTTLNADEAVARGCALQCAILSPAFKVREFSITDVVPFPITLRWKSPTDDGLGECEVFGKNHASPFSKVITFHKKEPFNLEAFYSSPQDLPYPDQRIGFFSVQNVVPQPDGDSSKVKVKVRVNVHGIFSVSSASLIEKQKGEGEDMQIEPEPVVQNDSRAEDQAKMQVDQEGQSQGEQQSEDNSSSSKEGGEKQDSAAGGSKPKVKVKSIDLPIAANSIRQLDSDVLNNFVEYERQMIIQDKQVKELNDAKNAVEEYVYDLRDKLCGIYEKFITEEDSNRLTLMLEDTENWLYEDGEDQPKQVYEEKLDALKRLGQPIQDRHRQHEDRPRAFEELGKKVQLYMKFADCYKQKDERYLHLTAEEMGTVEKCVSECMAWMNSKMNAQSKLSVTQDPAVKVEEIIAKIQEVENVCHPVMTRPMPTVDEAPDTSDQNTGAHNGPTANPGAEVKGDAKGSQQSKPGTKEMEVD from the exons ATGTCAGTGGTCGGCATTGACGTGGGTTTCCAAAACTGTTACATCGCCGTGGCCCGGAGCGGCGGCATCGAAACCGTTGCCAATGAATACAGTGACAGATGCACGCC GGCCTGTGTTTCTTTGGCGTCCAAAAACCGCATGATTGGGAATGCGGCTAAGAGTCAA ATTATAACAAACTTCAAAAATACAGTTCATGGTTTCAAAAAGTTCCACGGCAGAGCGTTCGATGACCCATTTGTCCAAGCGGAAAAGACCAAGCTGCCTTACAGCCTGCATAAACTAAACAATGGAAACACCGGAATTAAG GTGCGTTACTTGGACGAGGACAAGGTGTTCACGGTGGAGCAGATCGCAGGGATGCTGCTCACCAAGCTGAAGGAGACGTCGGAGAGCGCGCTGAAGAAGCCCGTGGTCGACTGCGTCATCTCG GTCCCCAGTTTTTTCACCGACGCTGAGAGACGCTCGGTGCTCGACGCGAGTCAGATCGCGGGGCTGAACTGTTTACGGCTGATTAATGACACAACTGCAG TGGCTTTGGCTTATGGGATCTACAAACAAGACCTTCCTACTCCTGAGGAGAGGCCTCGAAACGTGGTGTTTGTGGACATGGGCCATTCCTCGTTCCAGGTCTCCATCACAGCCTTCCACAAAGGAAAGCTCAAG GTCCTCGCCACCGCGTTCGACCCACACCTCGGCGGGCGGAACTTTGACGAGGCCGTGGTGGATTTCTTCTGCAAGGAGTTCAAGGGCAAGTACAAGCTGAACGTGAGGGACAACCCGCGGGCGCTGCTGCGCTTGTACCAGGAGTGTGAGAAACTCAAGAAGCTCATGAGCGCCAACTCCTCCGACCTGCCTCTCAACATCGAGTGCTTCATGAACGACATCGACGTTTCCAGCAGGATGAACAG GGGCCAGTTTGAGGATATGTGTGCTCAATATCTGATGAGAGTGGAGGTGCCACTGAAAGCGGTCCTGGAACAATCAA AGCTGAGCCGGGACGACATCTATGCAGTGGAGATCGTGGGAGGAGCCACGAGAATCCCGGCCGTCAAGGAGAGGATCACCAAGGTTTTCTGCAAAGATGTCAGCACCACGCTGAATGCGGATGAAGCTGTAGCAAGAGGCTGCGCCCTTCAG TGTGCGATTTTATCCCCAGCATTTAAGGTGCGCGAGTTCTCCATCACCGACGTGGTTCCCTTTCCCATCACCCTTCGCTGGAAGTCGCCGACAGACGATGGGCTGGG GGAGTGTGAGGTGTTCGGGAAGAATCACGCGTCTCCCTTTTCCAAAGTAATCACCTTCCACAAAAAGGAACCCTTCAACCTCGAAGCCTTCTACAGCAGCCCCCAGGACCTCCCGTACCCAGACCAAAGGATAG GATTCTTTTCAGTGCAGAATGTGGTTCCGCAGCCGGACGGGGACAGCTCCAAAGTCAAGGTCAAAGTTCGCGTCAACGTCCACGGCATCTTCAGCGTGTCCAGCGCCTCTCTGATTGAGAAGCAGAAGGGGGAGGGCGAGGATATGCAGATCGAGCCAGAGCCGGTGGTGCAGAatgacagcagagcagaggaccaG GCCAAAATGCAGGTGGACCAGGAAGGTCAAAGTCAGGGTGAGCAGCAGAGTGAGGACAACAGTTCCAGCAGTAAG GAGGGTGGTGAGAAGCAGgactcagcagcaggaggcagcaagCCCAAAGTCAAGGTGAAGAGTATCGATCTGCCCATTGCAGCAAACAGCATACGACAGCTCGACAGTGATGTCCTGAACAACTTTGTGGAGTATGAG CGTCAGATGATTATCCAGGATAAACAGGTGAAGGAGCTGAATGATGCTAAGAATGCTGTTGAGGAGTATGTGTATGATCTACGTGACAAACTTTGTGGGATCTATGAGAAGTTTATCACTGAGGAG gaCAGCAATCGACTGACGCTGATGCTGGAGGACACGGAGAACTGGCTCTATGAGGATGGAGAGGATCAACCCAAACAGGTCTATGAGGAGAAGTTAGATGCATTAAAG AGGTTGGGTCAACCCATTCAGGACCGACACAGACAACATGAGGACAGACCGAGGGCTTTTGAAGAGTTGGGGAAAAAAGTGCAACTTTACATGAAGTTTGCAGATTGCTATAAACAGAAG GATGAGCGGTACCTGCATTTGACTGCAGAGGAAATGGGCACCGTGGagaagtgtgtgagtgaatgcaTGGCTTGGATGAACAGCAAGATGAATGCGCAGAGCAAACTGTCTGTTACTCAAGACCCCGCTGTTAAAGTAGAAGAAATTATTGCCAAAATACAG GAGGTGGAGAACGTATGTCACCCGGTGATGACCAGGCCCATGCCCACAGTAGACGAGGCTCCGGACACCAGTGACCAAAACACTGGCGCTCACAATGGCCCGACAGCCAATCCAGGAGCGGAAGTGAAGGGAGACGCGAAAGGAAGCCAGCAGTCGAAACCTGGCACGAAGGAGATGGAGGTGGACTGA
- the chmp3 gene encoding charged multivesicular body protein 3, whose amino-acid sequence MGLFGRTPEKPPKDLINEWSQKIRKEMRVIDRQIRDIQREEDKVKRSIKDAAKKGQKDVCVVLAKEMIQSKRAVAKLYASKAQMNSVLLSMKNQLAVLRVAGALQKSTEVMKAMQNLVKVPEIQATMRELSKEMMKAGIIEEMLEDTFESMEDGEEMEEAAEEEVDKILFDITAGALGKAPSKVTDALPEMEPAGAAAASEDESEEDIEAMQSRLAALRS is encoded by the exons ATGGGTCTGTTTGGCCGAACACCGGAGAAACCACCAAAGGATCTG ATTAATGAGTGGTCTCAGAAAATCAGGAAGGAAATGAGGGTGATTGACAGACAAATTCGAG ATATTCAGAGGGAAGAAGACAAAGTTAAAAGGTCTATCAAAGATGCTGCCAAAAAGGGCcagaaggatgtgtgtgtggttctcgCAAAAGAGATGATTCAGTCAAAACGAGCAGTTGCAAAACTTTATGCTTCCAAAGCCCAAATGAACTCTGTACTACTCAGCATGAAGAATCAACTTG ctGTATTGCGCGTAGCTGGGGCCCTGCAGAAGAGCACAGAGGTCATGAAAGCCATGCAGAACCTAGTAAAAGTCCCAGAGATCCAGGCCACCATGAGAGAGCTATCGAAGGAGATGATGAAG gCTGGCATTATTGAGGAAATGCTTGAAGATACGTTTGAAAGCATGGAAGAtggagaggagatggaggaagcagcagaggaggaagttgATAAGATCCTCTTTGACATCACAGCAG GTGCTCTTGGCAAAGCACCAAGCAAAGTCACAGATGCCCTGCCTGAAATGGAGCCTGCAGGAGCCGCTGCAGCTTCAGAAGATGAGTCAGAGGAAGACATTGAAGCAATGCAATCGAGATTGGCAGCTCTGAGGAGCTAA